DNA from Chloroflexota bacterium:
AGCGAACGCTAATTCTCAGGTAAAGTTGGTGTATCCGGTCTTGTGGGGATATGCACGGCTTATTTGAAACGGCGAACCAACCTCTTTAACAAGTAAGATTGAGCTTTATCGGTTTTTAAATTCAGGAGGTGATTTAGGTGAAAAAGTCGGTATACTTGCCAAAAGGTGGTGATAACACGAGTGGGCTTTCAGCCAAACTAGAGTCCCTGGAAAGCATACTGTCTGAGATGGGGAGCATACTCGTCGCTTATTCAGGAGGAGTGGATAGCACGTTTTTGCTTAAGGTTGCCTCAAGCGTGTTAGGAGATAGGGTAATGGCTGTTACCGCAAGTTCGGAAACATATACGTCAGGGGAGCTGGAAGAAGCCAAGAAAAATGCGAAAATGCTTGGCGTAAAACACGTTGTTATTAATACGAATGAATTGGACGATGAAAACTTTGCATCTAACCCCCCGGAAAGATGCTACTACTGTAAGAAGGAGCTGTTCTCTAAGCTAATGGGATTAGCGAAGCAATATGAATTGAACTATGTGGCCGATGGCTCAAATCATGATGACTTAAACGATTTCCGCCCAGGTATGAGGGCAGCCTCCCAGTTCGGGGTAAGGAGCCCCCTAGAGGAGGCCATGCTCACCAAAGAGGAAATCAGAACATTGTCGAAGGAGATGAATTTGCCTACGTGGGATAAACCGCCCCAACCCTGCTTATCGACAAGGTTTCCCTACGGTGCGACGATCACGAGGGAGAAGCTTTCCAGGGTTGGACTTGCCGAGGAGTTTCTGGCGGGGTTTGGGGTCAAGCAGTTAAGAGTCAGGGTTCACGGTGACATAGCCAGAATAGAGGTGCCCAGGGAGGACATGCGCATATTTCTCGATGAGGATATAGCCAAAGAAATTGTGAACAGATTCAAGGCTCTCGGCTATACCTACATCACTCTGGATATTCAGGGCTATAGAATGGGCAGCATGAACGAACCATTGAAAAGGGAGAGTTAGCCTTGGACAGAGAGAAAATCAAGGAACTTCTAGAAAATGTTAGGGCTGGGAAAATCGAAGTCGCTGAGGCACTAAGAATTTTGAAATACCTCCCCTATGAAGACCTTGGTTTCGCCAAGATCGATACCCACCGTGACTTAAGGAAAGGCTTCCCGGAGGTAATTCTGTGCAAAGGAAAAACTCCAGAGCAAGTAACCAAAATCATGGAGAGACTTTCCTCAGGGAGTGAGCTTGTCATGGCTACCAAAGCCAATAGGGACGTTTATGAAACCATCAAAAATGTGAGGGCGGATGCAATCTACTATGAAACGGCGGGAATAGTGGTAATCGGCCAGAGGAAGGGGAAACCGACGGAGAAAACGATCCTGGTGATGAGTGCCGGAACTGCTGACCTGCCAGTTGCCGAAGAGGCAGCGGTCACCGCCGAAGCCATGGGAAACACAGTGGAAAGGCTCTATGACGTTGGTGTGGCTGGAGTTCACAGGCTCTTCGACAATAAAGAAAAGTTGTTTCAGTCCAATGTAATCATAGTTGTCGCCGGGATGGAAGGGGCCTTAGCCAGTATAGTCGGCGGGCTGGTAGATAAACCGGTGGTTGCGGTCCCCACCAGCGTCGGCTATGGTGCCAGTTTCGAGGGATTAGCCGCGCTGCTAACCATGCTGAACTGTTGCGCACCAGGCGTGGTGGTGGTAAATATAGACAATGGATTTGGGGCCGGATACTTTGCCAGCGTCATAAACCAGATGGGTGAGGGAAAATGAAGATAGCGTACTTTGATTGTTTCTCGGGCGTTAGCGGGGACATGATTTTAGGAGCTCTGATTGATGCCGGGCTTGATATACGAGAGCTTGAGTCAGAGCTAGGCAAGCTAAAGATCTCCGGATACAAGATCAAAGCAGAGAAGACAGTTAGAAAGGGTATTTCAGGAACAAAGTTTAGCGTTGATATAATTGAGCAGAATGCGAGAAGGAGACTAAAGGATATTGTTGAAATTGTTGACCAAAGTGAGTTAGATGATGACATCAAAGGTTTAAGTAAGAAAACTTTCAAAGAACTAGCCATGGTTGAAGCGAAGATCCATGGCAAGAGTATTGAAGAAATACATTTTCATGAGGTTGGAGGATTAGATTCCATCATAGATGTGATTGGTTCTTTCATAGGCATAAAGAAGCTTGGCATTGAGGCTACATATTTATCTAAGATCCATGTGGGTACAGGTTTTGTTGAATGTCGGCACGGGGTTCTTCCTGTCCCAGCCCCAGCTACTCTGGCAATGCTGAAAGGAATACCAATTTACTCCAGGGGTATAGAGGCAGAACTTGCCACGCCAACCGGCGTTTGTGTTCTGAAAACCTTAGCCAAGAGTTTTGGAATTATGCCGGAAATGAAGGTGGAAAAAGTCGGTTACGGTGCTGGGAGTAGAGAGCTAGAAATACCAAACCTATTGAGAGTCTATGTTGGCGAAGCCAGCGAGGGAGAGTACGAGAAAGACGAGGTTATTCTTATCGAAACGAATGTTGATAATATGAATCCAGAGCTATTGGCCTATGCTTCTGAAACACTCTTAAAGCAAGGGGCACTCGACGTGTTTATGACGCCGATCTTCATGAAGAAGAATAGACCAGGAACCATGCTAAGTGTTTTGACCACACGGGACAAACTCGACGAGATTCTCTCAACGGTCTTTACAGAAATAACGACGTTGGGAGTCCGAATTCATCGTTTAGAAAGGGAAAAACTTTCAAGGGAAATTATCTCAATGAAGACAAGACTTGGGGAGATAAAAGTGAAGATAGGCAAGATTGGAAATCAAATCAAAAACATCGCTCCAGAATACGAGAGCTGCAAAGAAATTGCGATAAAGCAAGGAATTCCTTTAAAGGATGTATACGACGAAGCAAAAGAGGCGACTCGAAAAGCATTATTTGAGGAAAAAAGAATTAATTGAAAGGCTAAAACGTCATCCTCCTGCCGCACCGGTGAAAGTAGTTTTAATTAATGTCTGAGTCTTTTTGGGGAAGCCGCGGCATCGCCAAACACGACCTTTGCGGCTCACTCCGTTCGCCAAAATGCTTGGTACTTGGCAAAGCACAGGACCAGGATGCCAGCAAGATAGCCTCTCTTTATTAAGCGCATTATGAACTACAACTCAATAAAAGTTCGGAATCTCCGTGTACTTGCTGATTTACCTTCGTTTTGCCAGGGTTGACTTGTCATGTGCATTAAACAATTGGGCAAAATGTTAAATCTCCGTCCCTTAGGACATATTACAGTGGCGTCCACAAGATGAGAGAGCTTCCTTGCTAATAAACAGGTATTGATTGTTATAAGTTGCTTATGTATAATGTAGGACGGCTGTTTTGGTTAATCAAATGAGAGGAAAGGGGGTGGCGTTATGGCTGTTCAAAATCAAAAGACCTGATTCTCTGGAAGCATGGTGCGCGTTGTGCATCATCATTGCGATTCTGTTGTGTGGAAAGCCATGGACGTCGCCCTTAAAAATTCGTTCCACTAATTCCTTCCGAGGCTCCGACGTTACGGGCTTCTACCACGTAACGTAAAAGTCATAACGAAAGGAGCCTTGTTTATGTCTGCGATTTCGCGATTCCTCACGTCCCGTTGGGGACCAATCCTGACAGGTCTGGGCGTTGGCATTTTGGCGCCCATACTGGTCAAATTAGGTAATCCTGGCAATATGGGAATTTGCATGGTCTGCTTCAATCGTGATATTGCCGGGGCAATAGGCCTGCATCGAGCAGGCGTCGTGCAATACATCCGACCGGAGATTATTGGTGGCCTGCTGGGCGCTTTGATTGCCGCGCTGATCTTCAGGGAGTTTAAGCCACGCACCGGTTCAGCACCGTTCGTGCGTTTCCTCTTGGGCATGTTTGCCACGTTCGGTGCTCTGGTATTTTTGGGGTGTCCGTGGCGTGCCTATCTGCGTCTAGGTGGAGGTGATTGGAACGCTATTTTCGGCATTCTAGGGCTCATTGCCGGCATCGGAATAGGAACTGCTTTCTTGAGAACGGGATTCAGTCTAGGCCGCAATCGTCCGGCACCAAAAGCATTAGGGTGGGTCATGCCTGCGATAATGGTAACCCTGTTGGTGCTCTTGATCGTTGCCCCACAATTTGGAAGGGACGCTGCGGGGAATCCAACCGGACCCATATTCTTCTCGGAAAAGGGACCCGGCGGTCAGCATGCGCCTTTGATTGTTTCCCTTGTCGTCGGACTCTTTATCGGTTTCCTTGCTCAGCGCAGTCGGTTCTGCACGGTAGGCGCAATACGCGACATGATGCTGCTTCGTGATTCACATCTGCTAAATGGCATCCTTGCGCTGATTGTTGCTGCCTTCATTACCAATTTCATACTCGGTCAATTCAGTCCCGGATTTGAAAACCAGCCAGTGGCTCATTCCGATAGCCTTTGGAATTTCGGCGGCATGGTATTGGCCGGTCTTGCCTTCACCCTGGCCGGAGGTTGTCCTGGCCGCCAATTGTTCTTGGCTGGGGAAGGCGATGGTGATGCAACTATGTTTGTCACTGGAATGATTGTCGGTGCCGGGTTTGCCCACAATTTCACTATTGCCAGTTCGCCGGCCGGCCCAGCCGCTTTTGGCCCCATAACCGTGATAGTGGGACTAATTTTATGTATTATCATCGGGGTGACCATGCGGGAACCAAAGGTTTAGGAGGCTTATTATGGGAGAGCAAAAGATTGTCGATGCTCGCGGGCTATCATGTCCACAACCAGCGATGCTTGCTCGCCAAGCTCTGCAAGAACTGAGCAAAGGGATGCTCGAGGTTATTGTAGATACTAGCACTGCCCGGGAAAATGTTTCACGCATAGCAAGAAATCTGGGGTGGCAAGTAAGTATCGAAGAGCAGCCTGAGGGTACTTTCCGACTTGTGATGAAGAAATGATTTATCTGGATAACGCAGCTACATCATGGCCCAAGCCGCGTGAAGTCTTAAAGGCGATGAACGACGTCTTAGAGCGAGCCGGGGGTAACCCCGGCCGCTCCGGACACTTGTTGTCTATTGAAGCAGCGCGGGTGATGTACCGAACGAGGGAATATATTGCCGATTTCTTTAGTAGTGGTGACCCCCTACGTGTTGTTTTTACCAACAATGCCACTCATGCCATCAATCTAGTAATAAGAGGGCTATTGAAACCCGGCGATCGGGTTGTAACCAGTTCCATGGAGCACAACGCAGTAATGCGGCCACTGCGAGACCTAGAGAAAAAAGGTTTAGACCTGCACGTTGTTCCCTGTACCTCTGATGGCTGCCTCGACTTCGAAGATGTCTCGAGGACAGTAAATGCTAATACCCGCCTTGTTGTCATCAATCACGCCAGCAACGTGGTGGGGACTATGTTACCCATTGCCGAGATTGCACCTGTTGCTCATCGTGTTGGAGCTTTTATCCTGGTTGATGCGGCACAAACGGCGGGAGCAGTGCCGATAGACGTGCAGGCAATGAAGATTGATTTACTGGCATTCACCGGACACAAAAGTCTGATGGGGCCTCCTGGAATCGGTGGTCTTATCATCGGCGGCAATGTGGATGCCTCACTAATTGAACCCTTGATACGTGGCGGCACTGGTAGTCAATCAGAGTTGGAAGAGCATCCCGAGCACCTGCCAGATAAATTTGAAAGTGGCACACCAAATATTGTCGGGATTGCCGGTCTATATGCCGGTATGCAATGGGTGATGGAAAGGGGTATTGACGCAGTACGGTCGCATGAGAAAGAGCTTACTCGGGCTCTCATAGCAGGCTTGAAAGACATACCAGGTGTCAAAGTCTATGGAACGCTCGATCCTGAGAAATCAATGGCCATCGTGTCTTTTACCATCGAGGGCAGGAGGGTTTCAGAGCTTGGTCTGAGGCTAGACGAAGAATTCGGCATCCTGTCCCGTGTTGGGTTACATTGTGCTCCGGCAGCGCACAAATCAATTGGTTCGTTTCCGGAGGGGACAGTGCGACTAGCGCCCGGGTTGTTTACGACCATGCATGATATTAAGAGAACGATACAAGCCATAGAAAGTCTGGCCCATTTATGACGTACGGTGTGGTTCTATTCCATACAACATCCGCGGTAATGCGTGCTGAAAAATTATTGCTTGAAAAGGGGTACAACATCAAATTGATCCCCACACCCCGCCAGTTCTCCAGTGATTGCGGCATCGCCCTGCGCTTCGATTGGACCCAGTGCGAACAGATTAAATCGATTCTGGATGTAGCATCCGTGGAGATTGACGCTATACATCAGATGTGACACGAAGACGGTCATGTTGAGTCCTACTAATACGATTTTAGAACTGAGGCCTGCTACCACTCACTGGTCCATAAGTCTATCGGCAAAAGCACGAATTACTACCTCTGTGCACATTATAGTGGAATGAGCAATGCCCGCATATGCCTATACCCTAGCACCGTTCTTATCATTCAACTCGCACGTTTAATTGCATTATGCACGCGACGAATGTCCGTTTTGTCACCTGCGTATAACATGGATTATACGCAAAGATCAGAGTCACCTTAGAAAAGATAACTTTGATAGGCTGTCGTTATTTGGCCGTTTAGCTTGAAGCCTGATATGGTAAAGGTTACAATGAGTTGAGGATAGGCACAATGCTAACTGGATTCGTTTGTTTCAGATGCTTGCGGAGATGTAAATATCGGAACCCAAAGGAGTGACCAAGAAATGCCTATATCACTCCCCTTTGATAGACCTATCACACGTGAGGAGTTAAGGGAGGTTTTGCTTCAAGTTATCAAGAAGCAGGCAGATAATATTCAACCTCATATGCTGCGTGATCCCGACTCTGTGGCACAAGCTTTTGGATTAAGCCAAGCGGATATAGCTAAATTTGCCAAGCAGAATGAAGAAGCTGGTGGTTCACAAAATTTCCAAAGGAGGAGTGCCGAGATATTTAATGAGTTCCTTCTTAACGGGATCATCATGCCAAAATGGGGGCAGTCATGGGGGATCTTTGAACTGACAGAGCTTGGAGCTCAGGTCATCAGAGGCGAAGAAGCAATGCTGCTCGATCCTGAAGGGC
Protein-coding regions in this window:
- the larE gene encoding ATP-dependent sacrificial sulfur transferase LarE translates to MGSILVAYSGGVDSTFLLKVASSVLGDRVMAVTASSETYTSGELEEAKKNAKMLGVKHVVINTNELDDENFASNPPERCYYCKKELFSKLMGLAKQYELNYVADGSNHDDLNDFRPGMRAASQFGVRSPLEEAMLTKEEIRTLSKEMNLPTWDKPPQPCLSTRFPYGATITREKLSRVGLAEEFLAGFGVKQLRVRVHGDIARIEVPREDMRIFLDEDIAKEIVNRFKALGYTYITLDIQGYRMGSMNEPLKRES
- the larC gene encoding nickel pincer cofactor biosynthesis protein LarC encodes the protein MKIAYFDCFSGVSGDMILGALIDAGLDIRELESELGKLKISGYKIKAEKTVRKGISGTKFSVDIIEQNARRRLKDIVEIVDQSELDDDIKGLSKKTFKELAMVEAKIHGKSIEEIHFHEVGGLDSIIDVIGSFIGIKKLGIEATYLSKIHVGTGFVECRHGVLPVPAPATLAMLKGIPIYSRGIEAELATPTGVCVLKTLAKSFGIMPEMKVEKVGYGAGSRELEIPNLLRVYVGEASEGEYEKDEVILIETNVDNMNPELLAYASETLLKQGALDVFMTPIFMKKNRPGTMLSVLTTRDKLDEILSTVFTEITTLGVRIHRLEREKLSREIISMKTRLGEIKVKIGKIGNQIKNIAPEYESCKEIAIKQGIPLKDVYDEAKEATRKALFEEKRIN
- a CDS encoding sulfurtransferase TusA family protein; protein product: MGEQKIVDARGLSCPQPAMLARQALQELSKGMLEVIVDTSTARENVSRIARNLGWQVSIEEQPEGTFRLVMKK
- a CDS encoding YedE-related selenium metabolism membrane protein produces the protein MSAISRFLTSRWGPILTGLGVGILAPILVKLGNPGNMGICMVCFNRDIAGAIGLHRAGVVQYIRPEIIGGLLGALIAALIFREFKPRTGSAPFVRFLLGMFATFGALVFLGCPWRAYLRLGGGDWNAIFGILGLIAGIGIGTAFLRTGFSLGRNRPAPKALGWVMPAIMVTLLVLLIVAPQFGRDAAGNPTGPIFFSEKGPGGQHAPLIVSLVVGLFIGFLAQRSRFCTVGAIRDMMLLRDSHLLNGILALIVAAFITNFILGQFSPGFENQPVAHSDSLWNFGGMVLAGLAFTLAGGCPGRQLFLAGEGDGDATMFVTGMIVGAGFAHNFTIASSPAGPAAFGPITVIVGLILCIIIGVTMREPKV
- the larB gene encoding nickel pincer cofactor biosynthesis protein LarB, translating into MDREKIKELLENVRAGKIEVAEALRILKYLPYEDLGFAKIDTHRDLRKGFPEVILCKGKTPEQVTKIMERLSSGSELVMATKANRDVYETIKNVRADAIYYETAGIVVIGQRKGKPTEKTILVMSAGTADLPVAEEAAVTAEAMGNTVERLYDVGVAGVHRLFDNKEKLFQSNVIIVVAGMEGALASIVGGLVDKPVVAVPTSVGYGASFEGLAALLTMLNCCAPGVVVVNIDNGFGAGYFASVINQMGEGK
- a CDS encoding DUF3343 domain-containing protein — translated: MTYGVVLFHTTSAVMRAEKLLLEKGYNIKLIPTPRQFSSDCGIALRFDWTQCEQIKSILDVASVEIDAIHQM
- a CDS encoding aminotransferase class V-fold PLP-dependent enzyme; its protein translation is MIYLDNAATSWPKPREVLKAMNDVLERAGGNPGRSGHLLSIEAARVMYRTREYIADFFSSGDPLRVVFTNNATHAINLVIRGLLKPGDRVVTSSMEHNAVMRPLRDLEKKGLDLHVVPCTSDGCLDFEDVSRTVNANTRLVVINHASNVVGTMLPIAEIAPVAHRVGAFILVDAAQTAGAVPIDVQAMKIDLLAFTGHKSLMGPPGIGGLIIGGNVDASLIEPLIRGGTGSQSELEEHPEHLPDKFESGTPNIVGIAGLYAGMQWVMERGIDAVRSHEKELTRALIAGLKDIPGVKVYGTLDPEKSMAIVSFTIEGRRVSELGLRLDEEFGILSRVGLHCAPAAHKSIGSFPEGTVRLAPGLFTTMHDIKRTIQAIESLAHL